In Brienomyrus brachyistius isolate T26 chromosome 25, BBRACH_0.4, whole genome shotgun sequence, a single window of DNA contains:
- the LOC125720800 gene encoding uncharacterized protein LOC125720800, which yields MVAKGLNAGMRPEMNLWKTFCLFVCFAVFMFSFVSVIWAHLKSIKLESLGRPEKKQLTLCMCVYLMCMCVYLMCMCVCITCVCVCISCVCVCISCVCISCVCISCVCVCISCVCVCITCVCVYLMCVYLMCMCVYLMCMCVYLMCMCVYHMCVYLMCMCVYLMYVYLTCMCVYHMCMCVFLMCVCVSHVCVSHVYVCVSHVYVCVSHVCVSHVCVSHVYVCVSHVYVCVSHVYVCVSCACVCISCVCVCIMCMCVCIMCMCVYRMCMCVSHVYVCVSHVCVSHVYVCVSHVYVCVPQCLS from the coding sequence ATGGTGGCGAAAGGCTTGAATGCTGGCATGCGCCCTGAAATGAACCTTTGGAagactttttgtttgtttgtttgttttgctgtttttatgttttctttCGTTTCGGTGATTTGGGCTCATTTGAAATCAATCAAACTGGAGTCTTTGGGACGACCAGAGAAAAAGCAGCTAaccttgtgtatgtgtgtgtatctcatgtgtatgtgtgtgtatctcatgtgtatgtgtgtgtgtatcacatgtgtatgtgtgtgtatctcatgtgtatgtgtgtgtatctcatgtgtgtgtatctcatgtgtgtgtatctcatgtgtatgtgtgtgtatctcatgtgtatgtgtgtgtatcacatgtgtatgtgtgtatctcatgtgtgtgtatctcatgtgtatgtgtgtgtatctcatgtgtatgtgtgtgtatctcatgtgtatgtgtgtgtatcacatgtgtgtgtatctcatgtgtatgtgtgtgtatctcatgTATGTGTATCtcacgtgtatgtgtgtgtatcacatgtgtatgtgtgtgtttctcatgtgtgtgtgtgtatctcatgtgtgtgtatctcacgtgtatgtgtgtgtatctcatgtgtatgtgtgtgtatctcatgtgtgtgtatctcatgtgtgtgtatctcatgtgtatgtgtgtgtatctcatgtgtatgtgtgtgtatctcatgtgtatgtgtgtgtatcatgtgcatgtgtgtgtatctcatgtgtatgtgtgtgtatcatgtgtatgtgtgtgtgtatcatgtgtatgtgtgtgtatcgcatgtgtatgtgtgtatctcatgtgtatgtgtgtgtatctcatgtgtgtgtatctcatgtgtatgtgtgtgtatctcatgtgtatgtgtgtgttcctCAATGTCTGTCTTAG